Proteins encoded by one window of Eremothecium cymbalariae DBVPG#7215 chromosome 1, complete sequence:
- the BUD6 gene encoding formin-mediated actin nucleation enhancer (similar to Ashbya gossypii AFR495C): MSVPASQRTSRASSTSSTGAKPMSTVESSVTKLLISTKTLLQRLTQWSKKAATESQVSDAYVQLGNDFKLVSKHFAHAGIEVNDLGDVPMELRRVLEVALREPPSEETLNRYLPQIREIIVNLLEKLKAKQYRLKQSKGERRTSAMSSMNSTKSSQPYSQQGYDSSTVSVSSRDSSVPINRLEGMEIYSTSNMALPSVPDGVIAKPTSNSRVSTPKPSPHSNSEYDPLSQLKKGVTLQRRASKRFSAYHMAKLTHLNNVEAPTPSLPTSTDYSFQGTTTARNVSVKRDESMVSEHIEDGTDIGTTKSETLNRQSRYIGDGSTITVFLKLNNKVKKGKLTLPVTFNQIRLLFVEKFTYSPGGDAFPDIYIHDPGYDVAYELEDSQMHYIKDGTLLQLNIEPSTTQSVDLVEKFEKLRKEILESQRVALSEFKKVVTSSYNSDVKPRSVSPKTGVPPPSQISTQVRDIKHELSILSQAHNTSKKSLTDTINHILEKVKKFQSLSFNASTSSNRVYMEQSQTKLSELSDILLAKVDDLQDIIEGLRKDVAIRGAKPTRKKLDAVQNELKRATEDLGKMEAYINIEKPNWKMIWESELDKVCEEQQFLTLQEDLVFDLQEDLNKANETFDLVRLCCEEQEKNPNRSRTNPILPLVKPGTMNELRDRLLSEVQSLNPDHESRVQAIQRAEKLREKELQYKDGNAFELELEDFVGSGAFKRAGGIEEVERLRKERDEQNLRQNFGGI, translated from the coding sequence ATGTCGGTTCCTGCTTCACAAAGAACCTCGCGTGCTTCCTCGACGTCTTCAACGGGAGCAAAGCCCATGTCCACTGTTGAGAGTAGTGTTACAAAGCTCCTAATTTCCACGAAAACACTTTTACAGAGATTGACGCAATGGTCTAAGAAGGCAGCTACTGAAAGTCAAGTATCAGATGCATATGTGCAACTTGGCAATGATTTTAAACTGGTTTCCAAGCACTTTGCTCATGCTGGTATAGAGGTGAATGATTTAGGCGATGTGCCGATGGAACTACGCCGTGTGTTGGAGGTTGCTCTTCGAGAACCTCCTTCTGAGGAAACACTAAACAGATACTTACCTCAGATTCGGGAAATAATTGTGAATCTATTGGAGAAGTTAAAGGCGAAACAGTATCGGTTGAAGCAGAGCAAAGGTGAGCGGAGGACGTCCGCTATGTCAAGCATGAATTCCACAAAGTCTTCACAACCATACTCACAGCAGGGCTACGATTCTTCGACGGTTAGTGTCTCTAGTAGGGATTCGAGTGTGCCTATAAATCGTCTGGAAGGTATGGAGATATACTCTACTTCTAATATGGCTCTTCCCAGCGTTCCGGATGGTGTAATCGCAAAGCCAACGTCGAATAGCCGGGTATCAACACCGAAACCATCTCCGCATAGTAACAGCGAATATGATCCTTTGTctcagttgaagaaaggAGTTACACTACAGAGGCGTGCTTCTAAACGGTTTTCAGCGTATCATATGGCAAAATTGACTCACTTAAATAATGTCGAAGCGCCGACACCCTCTTTACCGACATCAACAGACTATAGCTTTCAGGGCACAACTACTGCACGCAATGTTTCTGTGAAAAGAGACGAAAGCATGGTATCAGAACATATAGAGGATGGGACTGACATAGGCACTACAAAATCAGAGACGCTTAATCGACAGTCTCGGTATATCGGAGATGGATCGACGATAACAGTGTTTCTAAAATTAAACAATAAAGTCAAGAAAGGCAAACTCACGCTACCAGTGACCTTTAACCAAATAAGATTATTATTTGTAGAGAAATTTACTTATTCGCCCGGGGGTGATGCATTTCCAgatatttatattcatGACCCAGGCTATGATGTTGCATACGAGTTAGAGGATTCCCAAATGCACTATATCAAGGATGGAACTTTGCTACAGCTGAATATAGAACCCAGCACGACACAGAGTGTAGATttagttgaaaaattcgAGAAGCTTAGAAAAGAAATCCTAGAATCCCAGCGAGTAGCTCTTTCTGAGTTCAAAAAGGTGGTCACTTCCAGTTATAATTCTGACGTTAAACCTAGATCTGTCTCTCCTAAAACTGGAGTACCACCTCCTTCCCAAATATCAACACAAGTCCGTGATATCAAGCATGAGTTATCTATTCTAAGCCAGGCGCACAACACGAGTAAAAAATCCTTAACGGATACAATTAATCATATATTGGagaaagttaaaaaattccaatCTTTATCCTTTAACGCATCTACTTCATCGAACAGGGTTTATATGGAACAATCGCAAACTAAACTGTCTGAATTGTCTGATATTTTATTAGCAAAAGTCGATGATCTccaagatattattgaGGGATTAAGAAAAGATGTGGCAATAAGAGGGGCAAAGCCAACAAGGAAGAAATTGGATGCGGTCCAAAATGAGCTTAAACGAGCTACGGAAGACTTAGGAAAAATGGAAgcatatattaatattgaaaagcCTAATTGGAAAATGATATGGGAGTCGGAGTTGGACAAAGTCTGTGAAGAGCAACAATTTTTAACCTTGCAGGAAGACTTGGTATTTGATTTACAAGAAGATTTAAATAAAGCAAATGAAACTTTTGACTTAGTTAGACTATGTTGTGAAGAACAGGAAAAGAATCCAAACCGATCAAGAACCAATCCAATTTTGCCATTAGTCAAACCAGGTACAATGAATGAGCTAAGAGATCGCCTCTTGTCAGAAGTTCAAAGTTTAAACCCAGATCACGAAAGCAGGGTACAGGCAATTCAGAGGGCAGAAAAGTTAAGGGAAAAAGAACTTCAGTATAAAGATGGTAATGCatttgaattggaattggAAGATTTTGTAGGTAGTGGTGCATTTAAGAGGGCTGGGggtattgaagaagtagAGAGGCTTAGAAAAGAGAGAGACGAACAGAACTTGCGCCAAAATTTTGGAGgtatataa